Proteins from a single region of Sander vitreus isolate 19-12246 unplaced genomic scaffold, sanVit1 ctg883_0, whole genome shotgun sequence:
- the LOC144515071 gene encoding neoverrucotoxin subunit alpha-like, translating into MPPPPPPPFRMEPAGVRWLTPGLRKYSCQLTVDTNTVNRNLKLSDNNRKVTVVKEDQLYPDQPERFDCWPQLLCRDGLTGRCYWEVEMRGRVNISVSYRGISRRGGGDDSWFGGNDQSWSLYCSDRGYSVYHNNRGTSISSSVSNRVAVYVDVPAGSLSFYSVSSDSLILLHTFNTTFTQPLYPGFGFGSSSGSASSVSLCPL; encoded by the exons atgccccccccccctcctcctcctttcaggATGGAGCCTGCTGGAGTCAGATGGTTGACACCAGGTCTGAGGAAGT ATTCCTGTCAACTCACAgtcgacacaaacacagtgaacagaaacctcaaactgtctgacaacaacaggaaggtAACAGTAGTGAAGGAGGATCAGCTATATCCTGATCAACCAGAGAGGTTTGACTGCTGGCCTCAGCTGCtgtgtagagatggtctgactggtcgctgttactgggaggtcgAGATGAGAGGAAGGGTTAATATATCAGTGAGTTACAGAGGAATCAGCAGGAGAGGAGGTGGTGATGACAGTTGGTTTGGAGGTAATGATCAGTCCTGGAGTCTGTACTGCTCTGATCGTGGTTACTCTGTCTATCACAATAACAGAGgaacatccatctcctcctctgtctctaacagagtagcagtgtatgtggacgttcctgctggctctctgtccttctactcagtctcctctgactcactgatcctcctccacaccttcaacaccacattcactcagcctCTCTATCCTGGGTTTGGGTTTGGGTCtagttctggttctgcttcctcagtgtctctgtgtcctctgtAG